A region of Saccharopolyspora phatthalungensis DNA encodes the following proteins:
- a CDS encoding helix-turn-helix domain-containing protein, which yields MTATGPEHIGSNMALRRKAKGLTQHAFAARIGISPSMLTKVERGEREASHSTVAAAARALRCTIEDLTGQPYVDNKRDKAVH from the coding sequence ATGACCGCCACCGGTCCCGAGCACATCGGCTCGAACATGGCTCTCCGACGCAAGGCGAAAGGTCTCACCCAACATGCGTTCGCCGCGCGGATAGGGATTTCCCCTTCCATGCTGACCAAAGTGGAGCGCGGGGAGCGAGAGGCCAGTCATTCCACCGTTGCCGCTGCCGCACGGGCGTTGCGGTGCACGATCGAGGACTTGACCGGTCAGCCCTATGTCGACAACAAGCGAGACAAGGCCGTTCAC
- a CDS encoding NADP-dependent oxidoreductase — MRAVVQRAFGGPEVLRVEEVPRPEPLPTEVLVRVHAAGINPVDWKTRQGGGMAGVLGEPPFVLGWDVSGVVEEVGFGVTTLAPGDEVYGMPWFPRQAGGYAEFVTAPARQFARKPVALSHEQAAAVPLAALTAWQIVADTAQVRAGQRVLVHAAAGGVGHFAVQIARHLGAQVVGTARESRHEWLTRLGAVHVDYTKERFEDTVSGIDVVIDLLGDGHDATSTRSLRVLKDGGLLVAVPGGVSPELRAAAAARGVRTSPFLVEPDGTALAEIARLIDEGAVAVEVEEVFPLEEVAQAHRRGEDNHTRGKLVLRLDS, encoded by the coding sequence ATGCGTGCGGTGGTGCAGCGTGCTTTCGGCGGTCCGGAGGTGCTGCGGGTCGAGGAGGTCCCCCGGCCCGAACCACTGCCGACCGAGGTATTGGTGCGGGTGCACGCGGCGGGGATCAACCCGGTTGATTGGAAGACCCGGCAAGGCGGCGGTATGGCCGGCGTGCTCGGCGAACCGCCGTTCGTTCTGGGCTGGGACGTCTCGGGAGTCGTCGAGGAAGTCGGTTTCGGGGTGACCACGCTGGCACCCGGCGACGAGGTCTACGGAATGCCCTGGTTTCCCCGCCAGGCCGGTGGGTACGCCGAGTTCGTCACGGCTCCGGCCCGCCAGTTCGCGCGAAAGCCGGTCGCGTTGAGCCATGAACAGGCGGCAGCCGTGCCCCTGGCGGCCCTCACCGCCTGGCAGATCGTGGCGGACACCGCCCAGGTGCGGGCCGGGCAGCGCGTATTGGTGCACGCCGCAGCCGGTGGAGTCGGGCATTTCGCCGTCCAAATCGCCCGGCATCTGGGAGCGCAGGTGGTCGGCACCGCCCGCGAAAGCCGCCATGAGTGGCTTACGCGACTCGGAGCGGTGCACGTTGACTACACGAAGGAACGCTTCGAGGACACGGTTTCCGGCATCGACGTCGTGATCGACCTGCTGGGAGACGGGCACGACGCCACCAGCACCCGTTCCCTGCGGGTCCTCAAGGACGGCGGGCTGCTCGTCGCCGTCCCCGGCGGCGTATCACCCGAGCTGCGGGCGGCCGCCGCTGCTCGGGGGGTGCGCACCAGTCCCTTCCTCGTCGAGCCGGACGGGACCGCGCTGGCCGAGATCGCCCGCCTCATCGACGAGGGAGCGGTCGCGGTCGAGGTCGAGGAGGTCTTCCCCCTGGAGGAGGTCGCCCAGGCCCACAGGCGAGGAGAGGACAACCACACCCGCGGCAAACTGGTCCTGCGCCTGGATTCCTGA
- a CDS encoding class IV adenylate cyclase: MSPIEVERKRELPDSGEALRSRLAELGYRQHGTFTEIDTYYSPRHVDYLETVECLRVRQRDGFAEITYKPASDESTHSTTDVIAKVETNVLLAGAEQAEAANRLMTCTGMVTLARVEKARTLYRHPKHDDVAVAIDTIGSLGAFVETEITAVDESGVGLLEEIERELDLSGYPVVTLPYRDLVRAATIRT; the protein is encoded by the coding sequence ATGAGTCCCATTGAGGTCGAGCGGAAACGCGAGCTACCCGACAGCGGCGAGGCGCTACGGTCCCGCCTGGCGGAGCTGGGATATCGGCAACACGGCACGTTCACGGAGATCGACACCTACTACAGCCCCCGGCATGTCGATTACCTGGAAACCGTGGAGTGCTTACGGGTTCGGCAGCGGGACGGCTTCGCCGAGATCACCTACAAGCCCGCTTCGGACGAGAGCACGCACAGCACGACCGACGTGATCGCCAAGGTGGAGACCAACGTTCTCCTCGCTGGTGCCGAACAGGCAGAAGCCGCCAACCGCCTGATGACGTGCACCGGTATGGTCACGCTCGCCAGAGTCGAGAAGGCCCGGACGCTGTACCGGCATCCCAAGCACGATGACGTTGCCGTCGCCATCGACACGATCGGCTCTCTCGGTGCGTTCGTCGAAACCGAGATCACCGCAGTGGACGAGTCCGGGGTTGGTCTGCTGGAAGAGATCGAGCGAGAGCTAGACCTCTCGGGGTATCCGGTCGTGACCCTGCCGTACCGGGATCTCGTGCGGGCGGCAACCATCCGCACGTGA
- a CDS encoding winged helix-turn-helix transcriptional regulator has product MSTRCDTGQHDHHDVYEAQCPCRAMLDLLANKWSALAIGALEEGPHRFGALQRRLQGISPKVLTQTLRRLEDVGLVDRTIYPAVPLHVEYELTQLGRSAAVPLNNLRTWVEENLDLTTAQR; this is encoded by the coding sequence ATGAGCACTCGATGTGACACCGGCCAGCACGATCACCACGACGTCTACGAGGCCCAGTGCCCCTGCCGGGCGATGCTGGATCTGCTCGCGAACAAGTGGTCGGCGCTCGCGATCGGCGCGCTGGAGGAGGGACCACACCGATTCGGTGCGCTGCAACGCCGTCTACAGGGGATCAGCCCCAAGGTGCTCACCCAAACACTGCGCCGTCTCGAAGACGTCGGGCTGGTCGATCGAACCATCTACCCTGCCGTGCCCCTCCACGTCGAGTACGAGCTCACCCAACTCGGCCGCAGCGCCGCCGTCCCGCTCAACAATCTCCGAACCTGGGTCGAGGAAAACCTCGACCTCACCACCGCCCAGCGCTAA
- a CDS encoding zinc finger protein has translation MYRPHFFSWVPADGLRHASTDAKPFRGYPTGFVVATLCGHQLAAENTDLAWFWETCRTCDDKAHELAKTPTPPAASAR, from the coding sequence ATGTACAGACCCCACTTCTTCAGCTGGGTGCCTGCCGATGGTCTGCGGCATGCCAGCACCGACGCCAAACCTTTCAGGGGCTACCCGACCGGTTTCGTGGTGGCCACCCTGTGCGGTCACCAGTTGGCAGCGGAAAACACCGATCTGGCGTGGTTTTGGGAGACGTGCCGGACCTGCGACGACAAGGCTCACGAACTTGCTAAGACCCCGACGCCACCCGCCGCGAGTGCGAGATGA